The following are encoded in a window of Methylicorpusculum oleiharenae genomic DNA:
- the cynS gene encoding cyanase, with protein MTRNEVTELVILQKLRKQLTWPQLAEVMGQSKEWTTAALLGQMTLTAEQAVKIGDVLELPADAVEQLQVVPYKGSLPTSVPTDPLIYRFYELVSVYGTTFKALIHEEFGDGIMSAIDFSMDLQREPDPKGDRVKIVMSGKFLPYKSY; from the coding sequence ATGACACGCAACGAAGTTACCGAATTAGTCATCTTGCAAAAACTGCGTAAACAACTGACTTGGCCTCAACTGGCTGAGGTTATGGGTCAAAGCAAGGAATGGACAACCGCCGCTTTGCTCGGACAGATGACATTGACTGCTGAACAAGCCGTCAAGATTGGCGACGTGCTGGAATTACCCGCAGACGCTGTTGAGCAGTTGCAAGTGGTTCCCTACAAGGGGTCGCTCCCGACGTCGGTACCGACCGATCCGTTGATTTACCGTTTCTACGAACTGGTCAGTGTTTACGGCACTACCTTTAAGGCATTGATCCACGAAGAGTTTGGCGACGGCATTATGAGCGCTATCGATTTCAGCATGGATCTTCAGCGTGAACCCGATCCAAAGGGAGACCGCGTCAAGATCGTGATGAGCGGCAAATTTCTTCCTTACAAGAGTTACTGA
- a CDS encoding formate/nitrite transporter family protein, whose protein sequence is MSYLVPSEFVTKMVDAGESKVFMSTRDTLIRAYMAGAILALAAVFAVSITVQTGSPIFGAILFPVGFCMLYLLGFDLLTGVFVLTPLAWLDKRPGVTLGGILRNWGLVFTGNFLGALTVAVMMGIVFTYGFSVEPDAVGKKLAGIGEARTLGYAKYGVAGWCTIFIRGMLCNWMVSTGVVGAMISTTVSGKVIAMWMPIMLFFGMTFEHSVVNMFLFPSGLIMGGNFSIMDYFVWNEIPTVLGNLVGGLAFTGLTLYSTHIKTAPKRAFN, encoded by the coding sequence ATGTCCTATTTAGTTCCTTCAGAATTTGTGACCAAGATGGTGGATGCAGGGGAATCAAAAGTATTCATGTCTACCCGAGATACGTTGATCAGGGCTTATATGGCCGGGGCGATTCTGGCGCTGGCTGCAGTTTTTGCGGTCAGCATTACTGTCCAGACCGGATCGCCGATCTTTGGCGCAATATTGTTTCCCGTCGGTTTTTGTATGCTGTATTTATTAGGCTTCGATCTTTTGACCGGTGTTTTTGTTTTAACACCGCTTGCATGGCTTGATAAACGTCCAGGCGTAACACTGGGGGGTATTTTAAGGAACTGGGGACTGGTTTTTACCGGCAATTTTTTAGGCGCATTAACCGTCGCGGTCATGATGGGAATTGTGTTTACTTATGGCTTCTCCGTCGAGCCCGATGCTGTAGGCAAAAAGCTTGCCGGTATCGGCGAAGCGCGTACGCTGGGCTATGCAAAATATGGCGTGGCCGGCTGGTGTACCATCTTTATCAGAGGCATGCTGTGTAACTGGATGGTGTCTACGGGTGTGGTCGGGGCGATGATTTCCACGACTGTTAGCGGTAAAGTCATCGCGATGTGGATGCCGATTATGCTGTTCTTTGGAATGACCTTTGAGCACTCCGTTGTCAACATGTTTCTGTTTCCATCCGGTTTAATCATGGGTGGCAATTTCTCGATTATGGATTACTTTGTCTGGAATGAAATTCCAACGGTTTTGGGTAATTTGGTTGGCGGATTGGCGTTTACCGGTTTGACGTTATACTCCACGCATATCAAAACAGCGCCTAAACGTGCGTTCAACTAA
- a CDS encoding PhzF family phenazine biosynthesis protein: MKYHYYIADVFTRRLFNGAQIAVFPNADGLNADTMALIAKELNLSETVFIFHQLKSAQTRRMRIFSPLAEVNFGGHPIIAAAYVLACCGDIDVSAPVTSLSFEQNAGNVEANISSRDGIPYFVQFTRKVSAIVDRFAPSDEELAGFLGLDQAELDHKKYSPRLVSCGYPYLIVPVWQYETVRKARFDYSAWSQSTAPQTAAQEILVFAPKSPYADADFNLRLVGPRIGLTEDPPVGSALPAFCAYLCSFEHTRKGTQTFAVDRGDAGSRRSVINLEMDHKGAEFLTVRVGGEAVLFAEGTIDLGAMNTRG, from the coding sequence ATGAAATACCATTACTACATTGCCGACGTGTTTACCCGGCGCCTGTTCAATGGCGCACAGATCGCCGTGTTTCCCAATGCGGACGGCCTGAATGCCGACACCATGGCCCTGATTGCCAAAGAACTGAACCTGTCCGAAACCGTCTTCATTTTTCATCAACTGAAGTCTGCCCAGACCCGGCGCATGCGGATTTTTTCCCCGTTAGCCGAAGTCAATTTCGGCGGCCATCCGATCATAGCCGCCGCCTATGTGCTGGCCTGCTGCGGCGACATTGACGTCTCGGCCCCGGTCACCTCGCTGAGCTTCGAACAAAATGCCGGCAACGTGGAAGCCAACATCTCCAGCCGGGACGGCATCCCCTATTTTGTGCAATTTACCCGCAAAGTCAGCGCGATCGTCGACCGCTTTGCGCCCAGCGACGAAGAACTGGCCGGCTTTTTAGGCCTGGACCAAGCCGAACTTGACCACAAGAAATATTCGCCCCGGCTGGTCTCCTGCGGCTATCCCTACCTGATCGTGCCGGTCTGGCAGTATGAAACGGTGCGCAAAGCCCGCTTCGATTACAGCGCCTGGAGCCAATCCACCGCGCCGCAGACCGCCGCCCAGGAGATCTTAGTGTTTGCGCCGAAATCACCTTATGCCGACGCCGACTTCAACCTGCGCTTAGTCGGCCCACGCATCGGCCTGACCGAAGACCCACCGGTGGGCAGCGCCTTACCGGCGTTCTGCGCCTACCTGTGTTCGTTCGAGCACACCCGCAAAGGCACCCAGACCTTCGCAGTGGACCGCGGTGATGCCGGCTCCCGGCGCAGCGTCATCAATCTGGAAATGGATCATAAAGGCGCCGAGTTCCTGACCGTCCGGGTCGGCGGCGAAGCCGTGCTGTTTGCCGAGGGGACGATTGATCTGGGCGCCATGAATACCCGGGGATGA
- the nirD gene encoding nitrite reductase small subunit NirD: MSEWQDVCSVDDLQPDSGICVKVNAHQIALFYMPKEQALYALDNFDPFGQANVLSRGMIGDIGGQPMVASPLYKQHFNLVTGVCFEDETVKVATYPIRIVNHRVAVCVQEAR; this comes from the coding sequence ATGAGCGAATGGCAAGATGTCTGCAGTGTCGATGATCTGCAACCGGATTCCGGCATCTGCGTAAAAGTCAACGCGCATCAGATTGCCTTGTTCTATATGCCCAAAGAACAGGCCCTGTACGCGCTCGATAATTTCGACCCCTTTGGCCAGGCCAATGTCTTGTCCCGCGGCATGATCGGCGATATCGGCGGCCAGCCGATGGTCGCCTCGCCGCTGTACAAGCAGCATTTCAATTTGGTCACCGGGGTGTGCTTTGAAGATGAGACCGTCAAAGTCGCCACCTACCCCATCCGGATCGTCAACCACCGGGTCGCAGTCTGCGTTCAGGAGGCGCGATGA
- the nirB gene encoding nitrite reductase large subunit NirB: protein MSHTQTLVVIGNGMVGQHFLAALVNSAAKARYHLVVFCEEPRPAYDRVHLSEYFAGKTAQDLSLVPDGFFAEHGITVHVGDKAKTIDRAAKTVISERGVVIAYDTLVLATGSYPFVPPVPGHDRPHCLVYRTIEDLEAMKSAAACSKVGVVVGGGLLGLEAAKALTDLGLITHVVEFAPRLMAVQLDEGGGALLKRKIEALGVSVHLNKNTTLIDDGSTCLHKMNFAGGDVLETDLILFSAGIRPRDDLAAACGLDIGPRGGIVIDNQCRTSDPAIFAIGECALWNNRIFGLVAPGYAMARAVVSVLEGAGSAFTGADMSTKLKLMGVDVASIGDAHAATPGALVYTYQDGDSDIYKRLVVSADKKTLLGAVLVGEAADYGTLLQYCLNGIALPEHPEALILPRLSGEPVGLGADALPASAQICSCHNVSKGDICAAIDTGCTSLGALKQATQAATGCGGCSALLKSVLDAELKKQGVAVNTDLCEHFPHTRQGLYHLVMVGEIKTFAELLDKHGRGRGCEICKQAVGSILASYWNDYILKNEHLGLQDTNDNYLANIQKDGTYSVVPRVAGGEIEPEKLIVLGQVAKKYGLYTKITGAQRVDLFGARVDQLPLIWRELVDAGFESGHAYGKSLRTVKSCVGSTWCRYGVDDSVSLALTLENRYKGLRSPHKLKFAVSGCTRECAEAQSKDIGVIATEHGWNLYVCGNGGMKPRHADLFATQLDQATLIKYIDRLLIFYVRTADRLQRTSVWMNNLEGGLAYLQSVVIDDSLGLGDELEAQMQRVIDTYQCEWKTTLADPGKLKRFRHFVNSDQPDERILFVQERGQIRPAKDEERAALTPHKHFTLLEEA, encoded by the coding sequence ATGAGTCACACACAGACACTGGTCGTTATTGGCAATGGCATGGTCGGTCAACATTTTTTGGCCGCTCTGGTCAACAGCGCCGCGAAGGCGCGCTATCACCTTGTGGTGTTTTGCGAAGAGCCCCGGCCGGCCTATGACCGGGTGCATTTATCGGAGTATTTTGCCGGTAAAACGGCGCAGGATCTGTCGCTGGTACCGGACGGCTTTTTTGCCGAACACGGCATCACCGTGCATGTGGGGGATAAGGCTAAAACCATTGACCGCGCCGCCAAGACGGTGATTTCCGAACGCGGCGTGGTGATCGCGTATGACACCCTCGTTCTGGCTACCGGTTCTTACCCCTTTGTCCCTCCGGTGCCCGGTCATGACCGTCCGCACTGTCTGGTGTACCGCACCATCGAAGATCTGGAGGCGATGAAAAGCGCCGCGGCCTGCTCAAAAGTCGGCGTGGTGGTCGGCGGCGGCTTGCTCGGGCTGGAAGCGGCCAAAGCCTTGACCGATCTGGGACTGATTACCCATGTCGTGGAATTTGCCCCGCGCCTGATGGCGGTGCAATTGGACGAAGGCGGCGGCGCCTTGTTGAAACGCAAAATTGAAGCGCTGGGCGTCAGCGTCCATCTCAATAAAAACACCACCTTGATCGACGACGGCAGCACCTGTTTGCATAAAATGAATTTTGCCGGGGGCGATGTGCTGGAAACCGATTTGATTCTGTTTTCCGCCGGCATCCGCCCGCGCGACGACCTGGCCGCCGCCTGCGGTCTGGACATCGGTCCGCGCGGCGGCATCGTCATCGACAACCAGTGCCGCACCTCCGATCCGGCCATTTTTGCCATCGGTGAATGCGCGCTGTGGAATAACCGGATTTTCGGTCTGGTGGCACCGGGTTATGCGATGGCCCGTGCCGTCGTCTCGGTACTGGAAGGCGCCGGCAGCGCCTTTACCGGTGCCGACATGAGCACCAAACTGAAACTGATGGGTGTCGATGTCGCCAGCATCGGCGATGCCCATGCGGCCACCCCGGGCGCCCTGGTGTACACCTATCAAGACGGCGACAGCGACATCTACAAACGCCTGGTGGTCAGTGCCGATAAAAAGACCCTGCTGGGTGCGGTGCTGGTCGGCGAAGCCGCCGATTACGGCACCTTGCTGCAATACTGCCTGAACGGCATCGCCCTGCCGGAACACCCTGAAGCCTTGATCCTGCCGCGGCTGTCCGGCGAGCCGGTCGGCTTGGGCGCCGATGCGCTACCGGCCTCGGCCCAGATTTGCTCCTGCCACAACGTCAGCAAAGGCGACATCTGTGCGGCCATCGACACCGGCTGCACCTCGCTGGGCGCGCTCAAACAAGCCACCCAAGCGGCGACCGGCTGCGGCGGCTGCAGCGCCTTACTCAAATCGGTGTTGGATGCCGAATTGAAAAAACAGGGCGTGGCCGTCAATACCGACCTCTGTGAGCATTTTCCGCACACCCGGCAAGGCCTGTACCATTTGGTTATGGTCGGCGAGATCAAGACTTTCGCTGAATTGCTGGACAAGCACGGCCGCGGGCGCGGCTGTGAAATTTGCAAACAGGCGGTCGGCTCGATCCTGGCGTCTTACTGGAATGACTACATCCTGAAAAACGAGCACCTGGGCTTACAAGACACCAATGACAATTATCTGGCCAATATTCAAAAAGACGGCACCTATTCGGTGGTACCGCGCGTCGCCGGAGGTGAAATCGAACCGGAGAAATTGATCGTCCTGGGCCAGGTTGCCAAAAAATACGGACTGTATACCAAAATCACCGGCGCTCAACGGGTCGATTTGTTCGGCGCCCGCGTCGACCAGCTGCCGCTGATCTGGCGGGAGCTGGTCGATGCCGGTTTTGAAAGCGGCCATGCCTACGGCAAATCGCTGCGCACCGTCAAATCCTGTGTCGGCAGCACCTGGTGCCGGTACGGCGTCGATGACAGCGTCAGTCTGGCACTGACCCTGGAAAACCGCTACAAGGGCCTGCGCTCGCCGCACAAGCTCAAATTCGCCGTGTCCGGCTGCACCCGCGAATGCGCCGAAGCGCAAAGCAAGGATATCGGCGTGATTGCCACCGAACACGGCTGGAATCTCTATGTCTGCGGCAACGGTGGCATGAAGCCGCGCCATGCCGACCTGTTCGCCACCCAGCTGGATCAAGCCACGCTGATCAAGTACATCGACCGCCTCCTGATCTTTTACGTGCGCACCGCCGACCGCCTGCAACGCACCTCGGTGTGGATGAACAACCTGGAAGGCGGCCTGGCGTATTTGCAGTCCGTGGTCATTGACGACAGCCTGGGCTTGGGCGATGAACTCGAAGCGCAGATGCAGCGCGTCATCGACACCTATCAATGCGAATGGAAAACCACGCTCGCCGATCCCGGCAAACTGAAACGGTTCCGGCATTTCGTCAACAGCGACCAACCCGATGAGCGCATCCTGTTCGTTCAGGAACGCGGCCAGATCCGCCCGGCCAAAGACGAGGAACGCGCCGCCTTGACCCCGCACAAGCACTTCACCCTGTTAGAGGAAGCCTGA
- a CDS encoding REP-associated tyrosine transposase — MTEYRRFYLPNALWFFTVNLADRKNNHLLIDKIDVLREAFLYVKQRKPFHIDAIVIMPDHLHAIWTLPPDDGNYSVRWNMLKGRFSRAINPGERISKSRQKRRERGIWQRRLWAHLIENQDDYNRHVDYIHWNPVKHGHVKNVIDWPYSSFHRYVRQGIYEKNWGNNERPEIKISE, encoded by the coding sequence ATGACCGAATACCGACGATTTTACCTACCGAATGCCCTATGGTTTTTCACCGTCAATCTTGCCGACCGGAAAAACAATCATTTGTTGATCGACAAGATTGATGTATTGCGTGAGGCCTTTCTATATGTAAAACAACGAAAACCTTTTCATATTGATGCCATCGTCATCATGCCGGATCATTTGCATGCTATTTGGACATTACCGCCCGACGACGGTAATTATTCTGTTCGCTGGAATATGTTGAAAGGAAGATTTTCCAGGGCAATCAACCCGGGTGAAAGAATTTCAAAAAGTCGTCAGAAACGCCGCGAAAGAGGAATCTGGCAACGTCGATTATGGGCGCATTTAATCGAAAACCAAGACGATTACAACCGTCATGTTGATTATATTCATTGGAACCCGGTAAAACACGGCCATGTTAAAAACGTAATCGATTGGCCGTATTCAAGCTTTCATCGATATGTGAGGCAGGGTATTTATGAAAAGAACTGGGGAAATAATGAAAGGCCAGAGATTAAAATCAGTGAGTAA
- a CDS encoding helix-hairpin-helix domain-containing protein, producing MLNNEQRDLINQHCQLVEGLTLAQIEQIAESRSADSLSDEVLVHFLETANLLYRSGCPFISDADYDAVFLAELARRHPDHPYLLAVEPEPAFAEKTIDLPVRMLSTEKAYSQDAIEKWLLRIEKSAQELDIDSDRLLFRATPKLDGYAAYDDGQTLYTRGDGRKGTDITRVFDRGLMVAGNGQRGQGAGEIVVSRQYFQNYLAEQFENARNFQASIIKEKDLEVPALEAIERKAAMFFPFAQLPDWQGSANDIRLHFADIVRQIPEKVDFDVDGVVFEVTDESVKQRMGSTRHHHRWQIAYKHNVESALVNVLSVTPQTSRSGRVNPVAELEPTKLSGAVISRATAHHYGMVKSLGIGPGTLIELTRSGLVIPKIERVVTPMPPQIPDNCPSCGSHLVWDSDYLYCLNKTHCPAQIENTLEHFFRTLGNVDGFGAKTIEKLHAHGVNSIYRIYQLALNELMEMGFGEKTSQNLLDQLQRSRLQSIEDWRFLGAFGIYRMGLGNCERLLQHYPLNRLFDLSIEDIVTIEGFAEKTAEAVVESLKLIKQDFEQILSLGFNLIETAASQAQAQIESPVSGKLIVFTGTMVQGSREDMQKEAKRLGAKVANSVTGKTDILVAGEKVGATKLSAAQEKGVQILSEQEYLTLING from the coding sequence ATGTTGAATAACGAACAACGAGATCTTATCAACCAGCACTGTCAACTCGTTGAAGGATTGACCCTGGCGCAGATTGAACAAATAGCCGAAAGCCGCTCGGCCGACTCACTCAGCGACGAGGTGCTGGTCCACTTTCTGGAAACCGCTAATCTGCTTTACAGAAGCGGTTGTCCGTTCATTTCCGATGCTGATTACGATGCCGTCTTTTTGGCTGAACTGGCACGCAGGCATCCTGATCATCCATATCTTCTTGCGGTTGAACCGGAACCGGCATTTGCAGAAAAAACCATAGACCTGCCGGTAAGAATGTTGTCTACCGAAAAAGCCTATAGTCAGGATGCTATTGAAAAATGGCTGCTTCGTATTGAAAAATCAGCACAAGAACTTGATATCGATAGCGATAGATTGTTGTTTCGGGCGACGCCCAAACTGGATGGCTATGCCGCATACGATGACGGACAAACGTTATATACGCGCGGCGATGGCCGAAAAGGCACCGATATTACCCGGGTTTTTGATCGCGGTTTGATGGTGGCCGGAAATGGTCAGCGAGGTCAGGGAGCCGGAGAAATCGTGGTCAGCCGCCAATATTTTCAGAATTATCTGGCGGAACAATTTGAAAATGCCCGAAATTTTCAAGCGAGCATCATCAAGGAAAAAGATCTGGAAGTGCCTGCTTTGGAAGCGATAGAACGAAAAGCCGCGATGTTCTTTCCGTTTGCCCAGTTACCCGATTGGCAAGGTTCGGCCAATGACATCCGCCTCCACTTTGCCGATATTGTCAGGCAGATTCCCGAAAAGGTGGATTTTGATGTCGATGGGGTGGTTTTTGAAGTCACCGATGAATCGGTCAAGCAGCGCATGGGTTCAACCCGGCATCACCATCGATGGCAGATCGCTTACAAGCATAATGTTGAATCGGCGTTGGTCAACGTGCTGAGTGTAACGCCGCAAACCTCTCGTTCCGGACGCGTCAACCCGGTTGCCGAACTGGAGCCGACCAAACTGAGCGGTGCGGTCATTTCACGCGCAACAGCCCATCATTACGGTATGGTCAAGTCGCTGGGAATAGGGCCGGGTACGCTCATTGAATTGACCCGCTCGGGCTTGGTGATTCCCAAAATCGAGCGTGTCGTCACGCCAATGCCGCCGCAAATTCCGGATAACTGCCCCAGTTGTGGCAGTCATCTGGTGTGGGACAGTGACTATTTATATTGCCTTAATAAAACCCATTGCCCGGCACAAATCGAAAACACCCTCGAGCATTTTTTTAGAACTTTGGGCAATGTCGATGGCTTTGGCGCCAAGACTATAGAAAAACTGCATGCGCACGGCGTCAACTCGATTTACCGTATCTATCAATTAGCGTTGAACGAGCTGATGGAGATGGGTTTTGGCGAAAAAACCTCACAGAATCTTCTGGATCAATTACAGCGCAGCCGCCTGCAAAGTATTGAAGATTGGCGGTTTCTGGGTGCATTCGGTATTTACAGAATGGGACTGGGTAACTGTGAACGGTTATTGCAGCATTATCCGTTGAACCGGCTCTTTGATCTCAGCATTGAAGATATCGTCACAATAGAAGGATTTGCAGAGAAAACTGCCGAGGCGGTGGTCGAGTCATTAAAATTGATCAAACAGGATTTTGAGCAAATATTGAGTTTGGGTTTTAATCTGATTGAAACAGCAGCCAGCCAGGCACAGGCTCAAATAGAAAGCCCCGTGTCAGGAAAACTGATCGTGTTCACAGGAACTATGGTGCAGGGTTCACGCGAAGACATGCAGAAAGAAGCCAAACGTTTGGGTGCAAAAGTCGCCAATTCCGTCACCGGCAAGACCGATATTCTGGTGGCCGGGGAAAAAGTGGGTGCCACCAAACTGAGCGCAGCCCAGGAAAAAGGCGTGCAAATCCTCAGCGAGCAGGAATACCTCACACTTATAAACGGATAA
- a CDS encoding cell division protein ZipA C-terminal FtsZ-binding domain-containing protein produces the protein MDKEILRIVIIAAGLGVMLCLVLWSYWKKGSLPGRSSLSGRFKNPIGRIDESLVLHPENDEFDVVPLGGALDEDNDYEYAQSLYGQEEHEAFGSSTQQRHHDERPSSHDEQSRELPKLIQYSLVAVADEGFNGEDIDRAFNIAGLKYGSLKIYERIDGNGLVDFGVASMVEPGTFPDKNIREFNCPGLVFFMQPREVDDPVSVYDDFVETIDILAAELDGVKWDNQRQPLTGSAIHEMRNRLASGYQ, from the coding sequence ATGGATAAAGAAATTTTAAGAATAGTTATTATTGCAGCAGGCCTGGGTGTGATGTTGTGCCTGGTTTTGTGGTCTTACTGGAAAAAAGGTTCGCTTCCCGGCCGATCAAGCCTGTCCGGGCGATTTAAAAATCCGATTGGAAGAATTGACGAATCTTTAGTGCTGCATCCGGAAAATGATGAGTTCGATGTGGTTCCTTTAGGCGGCGCATTGGATGAGGATAATGATTACGAATATGCTCAATCGTTGTACGGTCAGGAAGAGCATGAGGCTTTCGGCAGTTCGACACAGCAGCGTCATCACGACGAGCGGCCATCCAGCCATGATGAGCAGTCCCGGGAGTTACCCAAACTGATTCAATACAGTCTGGTGGCTGTCGCCGACGAAGGTTTTAACGGCGAGGACATAGACCGCGCTTTTAACATCGCCGGATTGAAATACGGCAGTTTAAAAATATACGAGCGTATCGACGGTAATGGCCTGGTCGATTTTGGCGTTGCCAGTATGGTTGAGCCCGGCACATTCCCTGACAAAAACATAAGAGAGTTTAATTGTCCCGGTCTGGTATTTTTTATGCAGCCTCGCGAAGTAGATGACCCTGTCTCGGTCTATGATGACTTTGTAGAAACAATCGATATTCTGGCGGCGGAACTGGACGGTGTTAAGTGGGATAACCAGAGACAACCGTTAACCGGTAGTGCCATACACGAAATGCGTAATCGGCTGGCGAGCGGTTATCAATAA